One Globicephala melas chromosome 9, mGloMel1.2, whole genome shotgun sequence genomic window, TCAGAGTCTttgaaacaaaaaagcaaacttgTCCGTTGAGAAGGATGGAACATTATTTCCCTGATAACTCATGGTTGGTCACTGCAGTGGGTTGAAAGTGACCCCCAAGAAGCTATTTCATGGCCTGACCCCCAGAACCTGTGCATGGAacccttatttggaaaaaagagtctctgcagatgtaattagggCTCCTGAGATGAAGTCATCCTGGATTTCCCAGATGGGCCCTAAACCCATTGACACgtgtcacacagctgataagagacacacagaggagaagcaccTAGGGGAGAAGGGCGTGTGGGGACAGTGCAGCCACAGCAAGCCCGGGAGCCTCCAGAAGGTGGAAGAAGCAAGAAATGGAATCTCTCTTGAGCCTCAGAGGAaagtgtggccctgctgacaccctgatctcagacttctggcctctagggCTGTAAGAGAATCCACTTCTGTCATTTTAATCTTCTGGGTTTGCAGCCATTGGTGGGGAGCCTGGAACCCACGAGGTTCGTGGAACTTCGCACACAGAGGAGCTGGCAGAAGGAagctgggtgggcaggggctgcagcCTGGGAGCAGACCCTCTGTCCGCTGTCCCATGTGGACCTCCTCTGCCATGCCCCATGTGCATCCTAAACGGCAGCAACGTCGTCAGCCTGGCTGGGCACCCCCTGATCAAACGTGAGACGGTCCTGTTGGGACACCCTGCCGGCATGAGGTAGGGGCCTGCAATGTGTTTGATGGCATGCTAATGGAATCCAGCCATTGGCTTCCTTACAGAGAAAGGGGATGCCCCTCACTCTTTACAGGAACAAACCTCAGGTCTGGATGCCTCCGCATCTCctctaaatataaatatttgcagGAAGATGCAGGTGTCTTAGAGGCTGTGGGTCCCACTTGCCACACGTCTCTATCGAGGGTGGCAGTGTGATTTCCTTCCCCtttacaaataggaaaaataacTCCACCTGAGTAGGCAGGATTTggaatgattttgttttgttttgttttgtttttttcaggccAGGCTTCGAATGCCAAAAGAGCAACTGGAACTTTTAAAGTGAGTGAGATGTTCTCATGTGTGGGACTTTCTGGTGTGGGTCCAAACACTGAAATGcttttgtaaaattataaaactaatttCTACTTCTGTGGATCATTCTTTAAGGAAATATACAATGGGAGGTGCtttcaatattatttattatttttttaaaaaaggaaacaaccaagatgAGAAAAACAGGTCGAAGGTTAAACATGTGGAATGGAGAATTATGAAGccattaaaataattctaaaatatgtttACTGATCTGGGAAGTGCAGTGGGACACAAAATTGTTTTGTAACaatgtttttgcatggaataaaaactgttacaaacacaccaaaatttaaggttttatttcttcaaaattttatattttttcacaaattgggagaaaatactggATAAGTAGTGCTTCCATTTTTTTCAGCATAAAGAAATACCCATTGGCTtgacattttcttattctttctaatAAGTTTCAAACTGTACAAGTAGCAGAGTCCATACTTGGAAAGTAAAATCTTGCACCCTGGAGCTGGTGAAAggcagctgccccccacctccacccatggCTGGATCCTCCAGCCCCCTGCCTCGCCCACCCGAGGCTGGTCCACAGAGTCTCAGGGCTTGTCTGGGAATCTCCAGCTCTGTACCCCACTCAAAGTACAAGGTGTTCCCCATCCTAAGGAAGTGAGAGGGGGATTTAAGATCCACACTGTGAGATCACCCAGCTCAGGTCAGGGTGGCTGCACTCACTAAGGGAGGGATGGGATGTGCCTACACAGAGCACGCCCCAAGCCCTGGGATGTCCTCAGGACAGCTTCCCTGAAAGCCTTTGCTTTTCACATGTAGGGAAGGGCAGTGCTTTAGACGAAGGGGCATCTCCTGAGCGCCCCTCACTTGGGGTTTCTCTCTTCTGCAACGTAAAGCACCTCTTTGTTTTGCTGGCCCTGAAGCCCAGCCCTGGGGGGCAGCAGGGAGCCCAACGCTTCCTCCTTTCACAGTGAGGGTCTCCATTCACAGGAAGGAAAGCCAGACTTTGGAAAACAACTTAcgtgaaattctatttttaattgaagaaataGATGTTCTGAAGGCCTTACTTAGAGATATACGGGATGGTCTGCACAGTTACAGCTGGACTGCAGATGGAGACTCCGCTGAAGGCTGGGACCACACTGAAGTTGTGGACGAGGTGATGTGGGCATTGGCAGGGAGGCGGGGCTCGTCCGAACTTCAGTTGTCACATCCACAGCTTACGTGAGTGGGGAATGGTGTGACAGCTGGGGTGTGGTCTGTGTCCTCTTGAAAATTCTTCCCCGGCAGTAGCTTACATTCACTAAAGCTTGCCCCTGGAAACACACTTTTTCATAATTGCTGTGTCACAGGGAAGATTTTGTATTTCAAGAAAACTGACTTCCCACCCAAATAAGTAACAGATTCTGTCTTATTTtgcagttaaaaacaaaagaagacaaacaaaagctcatTTAGAAATGATAGTCTCTGAAAGTCCATACACAAATACtcaaatagtaaaatatttttattcagggACCTAAAGCTCGTGTATTTGACCTACTTAGCACCAGGTCGGGCAACATTATGATGAAGACCAAAGAGATTGGTTTTGCCTCTTCTCCCCCCTTATTAGCACtagcttctttcctttccttaggTTCTGCTTTTTGAAAGACACAGAAAGCTGACACTGACCACCACTGCCTCAAGGCCCCCACTGCCACGGCCCTGGGACAAAGTGCTTCCTCAGTTAGAACTCAGACTGTTATGTTCTCTCAGGACACTTGCTTTTCTAGACTCAGAACATCCTCAAGAACCCAATATTAATCCAAATGATGAATAATTTCTCACACAAGCAATCACGTACTCTATGTAAACTGCCTTGATCCCCAAATacctacagggaattccctggcggtccagtggttaggaatctgcacttccactgcagggggcacaggttcgatcctgggttggggaactaagatcccacaagcttcaaaaaaaaaaaaaaaatatatatatatatatatatatatttaaccaaatatttacagaacattcaaGTCTTTATTATTAAGCAGAGACACTATAAGGGGCACCCAGCAGGTCACACGCATCCGCATTTGACTGCCCCACCGTGACAGCATGATGGAGTAGTTGTCAGGCCTTCAGGAGGGGCTTAAGTCCAGCCTTGCTCTGTGGCCTTGGTGAACAGCCGAACATCACAGGTTGGATAACTCAGCTGCCTGAGAAACACCGAGCCCACTGACCTGGGAAGGTGATGTTAAGAATCTGTATGCGGTGCTGGGCTCCACCTGCAGCTTGGTCAATGTTCAGTGTTGTTATCATTTTGCAGATTAGGGAATTTGGGTCCAAATCAACAAAGTAAATTGTCAAAACTCAAGCAGTTGACAGAGATTAACAggaaactctttttaaaatttgtacaggAAATGTCAAACTTGGTAAATTATGTACTTAAAAAGTTGAGAGGAGATCAAGTCCAGATGGCCGATTACGCCCTTAAGTCTGCAGGTGAGTAAAGGAGTGACAAGGTCAATATAAAAAGTCGAGGCTTCAAAAGCATCCATGTCCTCTGTGTTTCTTTATCTTGTGTTTATCTATCTGGTAactggagagggaggaaaaactAACAAACCTAGACAGTAAAGAGGAGAATAGAAATGGTTGTGGGTGAGTGCAGATGTGTAGGCAAAAGCACCACAGAGAAGGTGCACCTGCACAGGGAGGCTGGGGATGCGTCACAAGCATTATAACAGTCTATCCTCTATATACTAAAACGACTACTAATGACTAATCTAAATGCATTATTAGCGATTAAGTGATAGTGTCTCAAGACTGTATGTAATGTTCCTagtatcctccaaaaatatattcttaagtgCTTAGACTGTGAATCGTTAATCTTAATATTGCCTAGAAGCCCCTGCCTGTGGCAGTGTATGACCATGTGCTCAGTGAAGCattgggggggggtgggagggaggagggggaaaggatgCAAGAGAAAGAGGGGGGAAATACAAAGCACACAGAGGAGCACTAATTTTTATCAAGTGACAAAAGCCAAACTAATATTGCGGAAATAAATTTGTGTCCTGCATGGAGCAGAGAACATTTGAACCAGCATGATTAttagtcgtgtgtgtgtgtgtgtgtgtgtgcgcgcgtgcgcgcatGTGCGCgtacgcgtgtgtgtgtgtgtgtgtgttgagagacAGAGCAAAAGGACAGACGTCTGACTTTGaattccctgaagcctgagaGGCATGAGCTTAAATAAGGTGGGAAGGTAACTCACagaatgctttttttgtttgtttccttgggcataaatttatttatttatttttggctgcattgggtcttcattgctgtgcacaggttttctctagttgcggcgagcggggtctactcttcgttgcggtgtgcgggcttctcattgcggtggcttctcttgttgtggagcatgggctctaggtgcgtgggcttcagtagttgtggcacgtgggctcagtagttgtggttaacgggctctagagctcaggctcagttgttatggtgcatgagcttagttgctccgtggcaagtgggatcctcctggaccagggctcgaacctgtggcccctgtgttggcaggcggattcttaaccactgcaccaccagggaagtccgagtcTTAGCATTCTGATACAGCCTTTTGATGCCTTCTTCCTATTCTGTTAAATATACTTGCAATTCCATTTGGAAAAACCATAATGACAAAGGTCCGTAGATACCCTGTGTAAAACAAGGAATGGCAGAAAATGTTATGGCTTCTGAATAAATGTTAGCATGATGCACAGCCAGCTTCTGGTTAGGATGAGATGGAGAAAAGCCCAGGGTAGCCTTTCTTCCCTGCTGATGACATACAACTAAAAGAGttggacaaaatataaaaagcagctACCTGAGTATgatgaaaagtaaacaaaagaagGCAGATTGTGGAGGGAAGTAAAAGACTGGAAATGTGGCCCATGCGGGGGTGagtttactgtttttcttttctctcaaagcTTGAGCTGAGGCTTGAGCTGCAGTGACAGAGCCGCAAGGTGGTGACAGTGCGGTGGGTGACTAaaattatgagagaaactccaccGTTCTAGAAAGAACCAGAACAAAATAGTCCTGTTGGCCAGAGAGTGTAGGAGGAAGGCTTGAGAAGGCCGGACAGGAGAGCAGACGCCCTGACCTCATGTGTGTGGCCTGCTGCCAGCTTGCCTCATAGCTTCTCTTTCACGGAGATGGACCCACGGCAGCACAGCAGCGGCTCTGAGATTTTGACAAAGATTTAGCCACAGCTCGGGTCTTAGACTGTCCACTGAGGGGCACATGGGCAGAACATGCCTATTGTAAAGGCTCTGAAAATGGAACTGAGATTGTTACCACCTCCCATAGAAAAGGAGGGGCATTTATGGTCTGAACATTTCTGGTTGATTGTgtgatgaaacaaacaaaagcacccAGAGTCTCACAATATAATATTCAGTATGTCTAGGATACAGTTCAAAATTAGTCGACATACCAAGACCTAGGCAAATGTGACCAACTTGCAAGGGGAAGGAGAACCAGCAGATGCCAACCCACTCCATCAGGACACAGATGTTGGATTATCACACAGAGACTCTGAAGGCAGGTAGTGTAACTAGGCTTCACGTGGTAAAGGTAAGTACagctaaaatgaatgaaaagatatgaTCTCTCAGCCAAGACAGAGAAACTATAGAAAATAACCAGATGAAaatttgagaaatgaaaatacaacacctgaaaaaaattcattatatGGGCTTAATAATAGGACAATGACAAGAGAAAAGAATTAGTGAAACTGAAGATCggtagaaattatccaatctgaagaagtgggaaaaaatggaaacaattttgaaaaaaatgaaacagcttCAGAAACCTATGGGACATATATGAAAAGGTCTAACATTCTCATCCTTGTAGTTTCAGAAGCAAATAAgagataaatgcagaaaaataatttatttgaagaaataatagctgaaaacatcccaaattttgttaaaaaagtaaatttatagaGTCAAGAAACTGAGGAAATCAGAAACAAGATAAAGTCAAGTAAAACTATATCCAGACACATCATAAATTTCACAAAACCAAAGATGAGGAAGTCTTGAAAGCAGCTAGaggaacaaaacacacacattaaTATGGGagaataatgatacaaatgactgCAGATTTCTTATCGAAAACCAAGGAGACCAGAAGAGAGGAGAACTACACTGTAAAGCactgaaataaaggaaatgcCAATGCAGATCCAGTAAAAATATCCTTTAAGAATGaggatgagggacttccctggtggcgcagtggttaagactccatgctcccgattcagggggcccaggttcaatccctggtcagggaactagatcccacatgcatgctgcaaccaagagttcacatgccacaactaaggagccagtgtgctgcaactaaggagcccacctgccacaaccaagacccagtgcaaccaaattaaaaaaaaaacaaaaagagaatgaGGGTGAAATGAAGTCATTCTTAGATGAAGGGAAACCAAGGGACTTCTTTGTCAACAGAtctgctaaaggaagttcttcagggcTAAGGGAAATGACACCAAAATGAAACTTGGAacttcaggaaagaagaaagaacaacagaTAAGACAAATATCTATAACTATGAGACAATTTTCTTAAGTTCTTTAAAATAGGTATGactgttgaaaagaaaaattataacattagCTGATGGGGTTTTAATATATGTAGATGGACAACTCTTAAGGAAAGGTCAATAGGTGAAGTTAAAGGGACCTCTTGGTAAAATATTAGCTCTAAATTGACTTTGAAAGGTTAGTTATGTGTATTAAGATTgccagagcaaccactaaaaaaagacaaagtatgtacagagggaacacacctcaacataataaagccatatgtgacaaactcaGAGCTAAcgtcatactcaacagtgaaaagctgagcacttccctctaagatcaggatctAGACAaagatgcctactctcaccattTTTGTTCAATGTAGTATTGGTagtcccagccacagcaatcagagaagaaaaagaagtaaaaggtatccaaatgggagaaaaagaaataaaactgtcgctatttgcagatgacatgatactatatacagagaaCCATAAAGActctaccaaaaaactattacaaccaataaatgaattcagtaaagttgcaggatacaaaattaatacataaaaatctgctgcatttctatacactaataacaaattatcagaaacagaaataaagaaaacaactccatttacaattgcaccagaaagaataaaatgcctaggaataaatttaactaagaagATGAAAGAACTATACTCTGTCCTAGTCAACACTGTACTAGAATTCCTAACAGTAAATTAAGACAAGAatcagagagagaaggggagggaagagtgggggtggggaggggaagagagggaaagaagaaagaagcaagcaaattggagaggaagaaataaaaaactccgtattcacagacaacatgatGATTTATGTAGagaatcatcaaaaaatctactagaactaataagtgaagtTAGTAAgttcaactgtatatatataatttttagatgCTAGTAAtaagaaattggaaaaataaattttaaaaacagtcttATTCACAACAGCAGTGAAAAACAtgctaaaagcaaaaaaaaaaaaacaaaaacaaaaaaccactaatgaaagaaataacaGAAGACCTAAAAAAGTGGACAGATCTTCCAAGTTGTGTATTAGAGGCACCAATATTGGTAAGATGGCAATTCTTCCTAACCAGTCTAttgattcaacacaatcccagtcaaaatctcAGCATGATTGTTTGTAGAAATCTATAAGCTCTttctaaaatagccaaaacagttttgaaaagaagaacaaatttggaggactcacactgATTTGAAAgcttactataaagttacagtaatgagAGAATGTGATGTCGATTAAATTAATGAAACATAataaaaagtccagaaatagtCCCACACTAATTAACTtttgacaaaggagaaaaagcaagttGATGGTGCTGGAAGAGTTGGACATTCGTATGCAAAAATAAACCTTGGCTCACACcttacaaaagttaactcaaaatgcgTTAAATGTAAAAAGTATGATCTAAATATAaagcttaaaactataaaacttctagaagaaaaaataagagaaagtttTTGTGACTTTGAGTTGGGAAAAGATTTCTTAGACACAATACCCAAAATGTGATccggaaaaagaaaagaatggataatTTGGACTTCatctaaatttaaaacttctgcttggAAAAAGCCattgaagagaatgaaaagacaattcACAGGCTGGGAGACAGGATTGCAAACCAAATACTTGACAAAGGACTTATACCCACAATTTATAAACACTCAAATTTCAATGGTAAGAAAACAGCCAATCCAATAAAAAGTGAGCAAACGATTTGAAAGccacctcatcaaagaagatatatacatgtcaaaaaagcacatgaaaaaatgctcatcatTAGTATCCATGAGTGAAATGTAGATATACCCATTagaacagcaaacaaacaaaacctgacgCGTGAAATGGCGGCAGCAATGGAAAGCAAGCAGAACTCTTACACGGGGCTGGAGAGAATGTAACGGTGGTACAGCCATTTTTGGAAAACCATTtgccaatttctttctttctttttttttttgaaattgaaatatagttgatttacaatgttgcattagtttcaggtgtacaacacagtcattcaatatttttatagcttatactccatttaaagtcattacatataaaatattggttatattcccagTGCTGTGCattatatccttgtatcttatttattttatacctcgTAGTTTGcacttcttaatccccttcccctatcttgcccctccccccagccctctcccctttggtaaccactagtttgctcttTTGTAtcaatgagtctgtttctgttttgttatagtcactcactcattttattatttagattccacatataagtgaaaacatacaataattgtctttctctgtctgacttacttcactagggTATGACATTTGACAatttcttatgaagttaaacataacatgtatgagccagcaattccacctctatGTATCAATATTTACCTAAGAGAAGTTTAAACTTATGTTCACAATAAAACCTGTCTGAGAATGTCTACAGCAACTTTATTCATTGTCACCAAAACTGGAAATAGATGAAGGAATAGCTAGTTGTGATGTATCCATAtggtggaatgttactcagcaataagaaggaacACATTCATTATACCTGCCAGGAAGCTCAAATGTATcaattgtgctaagtgaaagtaGCCATATTCAAAAGGCTACTACTGCGATTGACTACAAAGAGACAGCAAGAGAGAaggtccagaataggcaaatgtaGATAGCAAGTAGGTCAGTGATTGCCTAGGGATGAGGTGGGGTTCGGGGGAGTGACCGCTGAGTGCAATAGGGTTTCTTTGGGTGCTGATTGAAAGTGTTCTAATGTTGATTGCGGTCGTGGTTGTgcaactctgtgaatatgctaaaaaccactgaattgtacactttaaatgagtaaaTTGGGTAGTatgtatatctcaataaagctgaatagaaacttaaaaaatgagaatgagaaaagTGAATTTGAATTACTTAAAAACCCTACCTGCCACAATTAGCGTTTTCTGAACTAGATTATGGCTGGGGTGGGGTCAGTCCTCACATCAGTATGTGGAAGTTTAATTCCTGTCCAACCAGTCAGCCCAGCAGGAAAATTCATTGACCAAGCAGACCATATCAGCACTCAAAAACAAGGTACTCACAGGGTTGCCAGGTAAAATAAAGGGTGCTCAGTGAAATTTGAGTTTCAGGTAAACAGCAAACAATTTTTTAGTATATGTCCCAGATATTGTATGGGACGTAACTGTACTAAAAGGTTATTCATAgtttatgtaaaattaaaatttaactgggAATCTTGTGTTTCTACTTGCTAAGTCCTGCATCCCTGGGTACATTCACTATTTCAAATCCTACCATCTTAGAAAAGGCACTGGCGATCTGATATTCACCACGTATGTGTCTTTTTAATGTTGTATTGTGATATCCAGATGGAATTTAAGGaagtgatttgcattttctttatttcttatgtaTCAGATACATTTGCTTCTCAAATGAAGTAACCTGAGGGATAATATTTGatgagtatattttatatttctttgattaaAATGAAAGCTCAATAAATCTTCAGAATGGCTGTTATGAATACAACTTGTTAGTACATTTATGACATTGCTGGtcattctgcttttgtttttgattGAATTGGGCTTATTTATCACATGACTTGTTGAAGTATGGGGATCCATATGTCTCCTTAGCTAATAAATACAGTACACATAATATTTCCATGTCTAAATCAATTGCTccagatttcaattttttattgtaatatcaGTTCCAAAAGTTTTGTGAAACCACACAGAGTAAGAATGGTTTTCTCAAAGTGACAAAATTTCAGTGGTAGTGAAAGCTGAGAGTCATATTTTTCTTATCAGTTTCCTGGTATGAATTTTACCTTATTTGTAAGTTGCCCAGTAATAGTTTCCCAACAACATTAAAATCTAAATGGTGTTTTGAATtgtgtgattttttaattttaaaaattattttataatttcaggaGCCTCTGTTCTTGAAGCTGGGACCtcagaaagttacaaaaataataaagcaaaactcTACTGGCATGGGATTGGGTTCTTAAATTATGAAATGCCTCCAGATATCATTCTCCAGGTAAAAGCTAGATTTAAAATAACCTGTTTATATTTTAGCATTCTGTTCCTATCACTTATCaggaaaaattttaatgtctGAAATGGCAACAACTCTGAACTTGTCAGGGAAACTGAAACTGTACTCTTGCATTTTTACAGTCATCAAAGTACGTGAAATATTTCCTACTTATGGGCAATGAActatgattaattaattaattaataattatttattattctaaGATCAGTGAACTACAGTATGTACTTCTcaaataaaacatacacattCCATATCTTTTCTTTAAGTTGATTCTGTGGTCTTCCTTTTCCACTGAAAACTtcagtcactcaacaaacacttGTTGAAGATGCATGACCCCTAAGTGCAAGTACTGTGCTATGTGCTGTTCAGGCCAACACATTTTTATAAAGTCCAATTATAATAGGAGAAATTTCCAAGTAAGATTTTCACTATCATTTCAGTTCAATTCAAAAGGCATTAGACACCAACTGACAGTACAGTTCTTCTTAACTATAACTACACACCTGAATTTATTTCCAGTTTAGAAATACCTTCAGTGGCAAATGTATAGATCTCACTCCAGAGTACAGTCTAGATCTAGAAAATGGTAGACATCATCTTTCTTCCTTACCACCAGTATAGCCAGCTTCGCTATCACCACCATTATCATCACCActactaccatcaccaccaccatcaccatcatcacctgCCATCATTGTCACCACAGTGACTGCCACCATCCTCTTCATTACCACCACCAGCACTGTCTTCACCAGTGCCTTCACCACTCATACCAACTAGCTGCCTGTAGCAACTTACAGTCTAGTTAgagcaatgaaagaaaacatactCACACAATAAAAGGCTCTGATTGACATCAGCACAACCAAAACTATGGGTATCATGGAAGCTTTCCTGTTTGATACATCCCACACAGTGCCTTCATATTATAGGCATAAGCAAGTTCTTTGGTCAATAGTGATTAGCTGGCCAACATTGTAGGAGTGGATTTATATAAGCAGATAAAAGATTAATGCAGTGTTTTCTTTCCAGCCGGATGTCCACCCTGGGAAGTGCTGGGCCTTTCCAGGTTCCCAGGGTCATGCCCTAATCAAGCTTGCCAGGAAGATCATACCAACTGCTGTCACCATGGAGCACATCTCAGAGAAGGTGTCTCCCTCAGGAAACATCTCCAGCGCACCCAAGGAATTTTCTGTCTATGTGAGAAGCTGTCTAAATCTTCATTCAGAAGGGGTTATAGTAGATGATTGGTTAGGAATTGGGAGCTGGGATCTCATCTGAACTGTGCAGCTAACCATTTGTATCACTGTGAGAAAATCACTTACTTCCTGGATCTCTGTTTTGTCATCTACAAAGTAAGAGGGTTGGACCAGATGATTACTATTACTTAATTCTATTGTTTACTTTTATCAAAGTTATACGagtgtaatttaaaaagaaacatttccatGTTTATAAGGAAACATGATTTTCCCTTGTCCCACCCCAATTTTTACTCTCTGGAAGCTTCCACTTGCAACAGTCTTAGATGCTTATGTCATTACTGACTTcatgtttgtttttactgttattgcttgatttttcagttttgattATTATCTACTGACTTCCTCTAATGGAAAATGGAGATTAGTTCTCTTCCATGCCTCTCCCAGTCTCCCAAAATGTTTATgtcttaacttaaaaaaaaaccaaacaggtttattgagatataattcacactcTGGTGATTCAGTCATGTAAAGTGTACACTTAGTACACAACTTTGAGTTGTGTAACTATCAACatgatcaattttagaatatttttactaTTCTCCAAAGAAAGCCTGCACCCCTTAGCTGTCActtcccatcccccacctcaCTCTCCCAGCTGcggacaaccactaatctactttgtaCCTGTA contains:
- the SUN3 gene encoding SUN domain-containing protein 3 produces the protein MSGRPRSRWSAWLFRAPSEEASSGPGRSTVLSEQENPDASGCILAGGIRLTRSCKTVTSVVFILTFLLLGFRNHMRLKEKEFPQKSRQFYAVIAEYGSQLYNYQARLRMPKEQLELLKKESQTLENNLREILFLIEEIDVLKALLRDIRDGLHSYSWTADGDSAEGWDHTEVVDEEMSNLVNYVLKKLRGDQVQMADYALKSAGASVLEAGTSESYKNNKAKLYWHGIGFLNYEMPPDIILQPDVHPGKCWAFPGSQGHALIKLARKIIPTAVTMEHISEKVSPSGNISSAPKEFSVYGVSKQCEGEEIFLGQFIYNKTGTTVQTFALQHEVPEFLLCMKLKILSNWGHPKYTCLYRFRVHGTPRDDT